A single region of the Anoplolepis gracilipes chromosome 1, ASM4749672v1, whole genome shotgun sequence genome encodes:
- the LOC140668717 gene encoding trypsin-2-like isoform X2 encodes MEISTYHNVKSMRLNLNSRIINGTKAASRQFPHQVSLMHTRIGHHFCGGSIISIKSVLTAAHCMYRNGTLISPREIIVVGGVLKLNENTATRQERGVTEFRIYPEFILNTLQNDVAVSQLSAPFEFTPEVYSVPLPTNPIVPETLCQVSGFGIRNKYWRVSNNLMYVDLPIRSITECRELVVNETDLPARIFCAGYLEGGRDACHADSGGGMVYNGILTGIVCFGIGCGRPKLPGVYIQTSFTI; translated from the exons ATGGAAATTTCTACCTATCATAATGTGAAGTCAATGCGGCTTAATTTAAATAGCCGTATAATTAATGGGACAAAGGCAGCTTCTAGACAATTTCCTCATCAG GTTTCTCTGATGCATACTAGGATTGGACACCATTTCTGTGGCGGAAGCATTATTAGCATCAAATCGGTACTTACTGCAGCGCACTGTATGTATCG caaTGGTACCCTTATTTCACCACGGGAGATTATCGTGGTCGGAGGAGTGCTAAAGCTAAATGAGAATACTGCGACGAGACAAGAGAGGGGTGTGAcagaatttagaatttatccGGAGTTTATTTTGAATACTTTACAAAACGATGTTGCCGTTTCACAA CTATCGGCACCCTTTGAATTCACTCCAGAAGTTTATAGTGTTCCTTTACCGACAAACCCCATTGTACCGGAAACTCTCTGTCAAGTGTCAGGATTCGGTATTAGAAACAAG tattGGAGAGTATCCAATAACTTGATGTATGTAGATCTGCCCATTCGATCAATAACAGAATGTCGTGAACTAGTTGTAAACGAAACAGATTTGCCAGCGAGAATATTTTGCGCCGGCTACCTGGAAGGAGGAAGAGACGCGTGCCAT GCTGATTCTGGCGGTGGGATGGTCTACAATGGTATTTTAACCGGTATCGTTTGTTTCGGCATTGGTTGCGGGAGGCCAAAGCTCCCTGGAGTGTATATACAGACATCTTTTACTATCTGA
- the LOC140668717 gene encoding trypsin-2-like isoform X1 encodes MVIITIIYASGSTSFMEISTYHNVKSMRLNLNSRIINGTKAASRQFPHQVSLMHTRIGHHFCGGSIISIKSVLTAAHCMYRNGTLISPREIIVVGGVLKLNENTATRQERGVTEFRIYPEFILNTLQNDVAVSQLSAPFEFTPEVYSVPLPTNPIVPETLCQVSGFGIRNKYWRVSNNLMYVDLPIRSITECRELVVNETDLPARIFCAGYLEGGRDACHADSGGGMVYNGILTGIVCFGIGCGRPKLPGVYIQTSFTI; translated from the exons AtggtaataataacaataatttatgcatCAGGCTCGACAAGTTTCATGGAAATTTCTACCTATCATAATGTGAAGTCAATGCGGCTTAATTTAAATAGCCGTATAATTAATGGGACAAAGGCAGCTTCTAGACAATTTCCTCATCAG GTTTCTCTGATGCATACTAGGATTGGACACCATTTCTGTGGCGGAAGCATTATTAGCATCAAATCGGTACTTACTGCAGCGCACTGTATGTATCG caaTGGTACCCTTATTTCACCACGGGAGATTATCGTGGTCGGAGGAGTGCTAAAGCTAAATGAGAATACTGCGACGAGACAAGAGAGGGGTGTGAcagaatttagaatttatccGGAGTTTATTTTGAATACTTTACAAAACGATGTTGCCGTTTCACAA CTATCGGCACCCTTTGAATTCACTCCAGAAGTTTATAGTGTTCCTTTACCGACAAACCCCATTGTACCGGAAACTCTCTGTCAAGTGTCAGGATTCGGTATTAGAAACAAG tattGGAGAGTATCCAATAACTTGATGTATGTAGATCTGCCCATTCGATCAATAACAGAATGTCGTGAACTAGTTGTAAACGAAACAGATTTGCCAGCGAGAATATTTTGCGCCGGCTACCTGGAAGGAGGAAGAGACGCGTGCCAT GCTGATTCTGGCGGTGGGATGGTCTACAATGGTATTTTAACCGGTATCGTTTGTTTCGGCATTGGTTGCGGGAGGCCAAAGCTCCCTGGAGTGTATATACAGACATCTTTTACTATCTGA